One stretch of Anabrus simplex isolate iqAnaSimp1 chromosome 3, ASM4041472v1, whole genome shotgun sequence DNA includes these proteins:
- the LOC136866472 gene encoding uncharacterized protein, with amino-acid sequence MRVGESFERGFDSPEKWQSTGCMGIHTLDPLWQVSLEEEEEVNGAIVRLNALVRGCYVSHLGRVLAKNCELCSSGSGYVFTSHDIEKFTAQLEMLALRACMVSSLYQKAMTQMTTDIKRNTEELKLYEKLKEFVQQECTCSRKENKETQTDSINETLPDVSNIKTEPDIENDVEAPIQAPNPVVFPETPNPEPVNNESQAMPIPVYVSGMTVTPNNLNVIPTVDTQDHENFFNSDTSHLWFGSSTSHLFGSKKVGDKAANSPKNGLCSLKNSTETSEVLFKQQEKLNNSVSVPQKISKCVRILRSDDIARNAVEKLSDTGSRRVDSSCGRVVKRLRLNGENNKVNTITSDAKIIRHFASVGGKVPETTEEERSILGIRRLESSEKVICEDGIGKESDARKGLKLPVPCENESSESNDSGTQHLLRILESEGEECGDSDVTADVQNVLHSSRSDQRSKSIEHRSRKSLPSGFDLGSGTVPDNSEPNIWTMQKFIQQRLLHDKIARTCCYPEKKLEVLSRFNELFGFDSDEDEVWCSEHQITKYRRRIASWVVERLLPYYREKRLLSRVIFKAVAREITNKLISINHLPSEDDVEKGVLLFFSYHGIIASESDIWDGWGKTLK; translated from the exons ATGAGAGTAGGAGAAAGTTTTGAAAG GGGCTTTGATTCCCCTGAAAAGTGGCAGTCCACTGGCTGCATGGGAATCCATACCCTGGATCCTTTATGGCAAGTAAGCttagaggaagaggaggaggttaACGGAGCAATTGTCAGGCTCAATGCTTTG GTTCGTGGTTGCTATGTAAGTCATCTAGGGAGAGTGCTGGCGAAGAACTGTGAGCTGTGTTCATCTGGATCTGGTTATGTTTTCACTTCCCATGACATTGAAAAGTTCACTGCTCAGCTGGAAATGTTGGCTTTGCGAGCCTGTATGGTGTCCAGCCTTTACCAGAAGGCCATGACACAGATG ACTACTGATATAAAAAGAAATACTGAAGAGTTGAAATTATATGAGAAGTTGAAAGAATTTGTCCAACAGGAGTGTACCTGTTCAAGGaaggaaaataaggaaacacagaCTGATTCTATTAACGAAACACTGCCAGATGTTTCGAATATTAAAACTGAACCAGACATTGAAAATGATGTTGAAGCGCCAATTCAAGCACCAAATCCTGTTGTGTTTCCTGAAACTCCTAACCCAGAACCTGTGAACAATGAGTCTCAGGCAATGCCCATTCCTGTATATGTATCAGGCATGACTGTTACTCCGAATAATTTGAATGTTATACCCACCGTAGACACTCAGGACCATGAAAACTTTTTTAATAGTGATACATCACATCTGTGGTTTGGAAGTAGCACATCTCATTTATTTGGAAGTAAAAAAGTTGGTGATAAAGCAGCTAATAGTCCAAAAAATGGTTTATGTTCCTTGAAAAATAGTACAGAAACTAGTGAAGTGTTGTTCAAACAGCAGGAAAAGCTGAACAATTCTGTgagtgttccacaaaagatttccaaATGTGTCAGAATTTTGCGTAGTGATGACATTGCAAGAAATGCGGTTGAAAAGTTGAGTGACACAGGGAGTAGGCGTGTTGATAGTTCATGTGGTAGAGTGGTTAAAAGGTTAAGACTTAATGGTGAAAATAACAAAGTGAACACTATCACCAGTGATGCAAAGATTATTCGTCATTTTGCTTCTGTTGGAGGCAAGGTGCCAGAGACcacagaagaagaaagaagtatCCTGGGTATAAGAAGATTAGAGAGTTCTGAGAAAGTAATATGTGAGGATGGTATTGGTAAAGAATCGGATGCCAGAAAAGGATTGAAATTACCTGTCCCATGTGAAAACGAATCTAGTGAGTCCAATGATAGTGGAACACAGCATTTGCTTAGAATATTGGAGTCTGAAGGAGAGGAATGTGGAGACAGTGACGTTACAGCTGATGTGCAGAATGTCCTACACTCCTCAAGATCAGACCAAAGATCAAAATCTATAGAACATCGAAGCCGGAAATCTTTGCCCTCTGGTTTTGATCTTGGTAGTGGTACAGTTCCTGATAACAGTGAACCAAATATATGGACAATGCAGAAGTTCATCCAACAGAGATTGTTGCACGATAAGATTGCCAGAACCTGTTGTTATCCTGAGAAAAAATTGGAAGTATTATCGAGGTTTAATGAACTTTTTGGTTTTGATAGTGATGAAGATGAAGTGTGGTGTTCTGAACACCAGATCACTAAGTACAGGAGGAGGATTGCTTCATGGGTTGTAGAAAGACTTCtcccttactacagggagaaaagACTGCTTTCTCGGGTGATCTTCAAGGCTGTTGCTCGTGAAATTACAAATAAACTTATTTCTATTAATCATCTCCCAA